In a genomic window of Tamandua tetradactyla isolate mTamTet1 chromosome 17, mTamTet1.pri, whole genome shotgun sequence:
- the COA5 gene encoding cytochrome c oxidase assembly factor 5 → MPRYYEDKPEGGACAGVKEDLGACLLRSDCVLQEGKTPRQCLKEGNCKALKYSFFECKRSMLDTRSRFRGRKGY, encoded by the exons ATGCCCCGATATTATGAGGACAAGCCGGAGGGCGGTGCGTGCGCGGGCGTGAAGGAGGACCTCGGCGCCTGTCTGCTGCGCTCGGACTGTGTGCTCCAG GAAGGAAAAACCCCTCGGCAATGTTTGAAGGAAGGCAACTGCAAAGCtttgaaatattcattttttgaATGTAAAAGGTCAATG tTGGATACCAGATCAAGattcagaggaagaaaaggatATTGA